CCCATGTACAACGCCATGAACTTCAGCCTGAAGTACAGCGACGGCCCGAACACGACGGTCAGCTACCTCCAGGTCAAGGCCCTGCTCTGCCCGAGCGAGCCGAACACGCAGCCGTACGACGCCGCCAAGCCCTTCGGCGTGTCGAACTACGGCTGGTCGGTGGGCGACTGGTACGTCTTCGGCGGCGGCGGGGCGCCCCCCAACCGCAGCGCCTTCCACGTCAACACCAGCCGCTCGCTCTCGGCCTTCACCGACGGGCTGAGCAACTCGCTGCTCGCCGCGGAAGTGAAGGCCCGGCAGCCGCTCTACAAGTCGTGCGCGACGCCCGCGAGCCTCAGCCCCACCAGCTTCCCCGTCGACAACGCGACCTCCGCCGCTCTGATCACCCAGAGCTACACCAACGGCTGCAAGGCCGACGCCGGCCACGTCAAGTGGTCGATCGGGTCGGCCTGCTACGACGGCTTCACCACCGCGCTGACGCCCAACTACAAGGTGACGGTCGGGAACCCGGGCGTGGACATCGACTTCGACACCAACGACGAGAACAACGGCGGCCCGACCTACGCGGCCGTGACCTCGCGGAGCTACCACCCCGGCGGCGTCAATACGCTGTTCGGCGACGGCTCCGTCCGCTTCATCAAGTCGTCCGTCGGCTCGACCACCTGGCGGGCCCTCGGCACCATCGGCGGCGGCGAGGTCATCTCGTCCGACTCCTTCTGACCGCCGCGCCCGCCCCCTCGACCCGGGCGAGCCCGGAGGTCGGGGATCGGCGGGCGACTTCCGGAGATCGATCGATGCGTTGGTCCATCGCCGCGGCCGTGCTGCTCGCGATCCTCTGCCCGGGCTGCGATTCCGGCGATCCGCCGCTCCCGCCCTCGGCCGCCGCGCCCGCGAAAGGCCGGATCACCCACCGCGGCAAGCCCCTGACCGGCGGCCGGATCACGCTCGAGCCCACCGACGGCGGCCGCGAGGCGAAGGGCGACGTCCAGCCCGACGGCACGTTCGTCCTGACGACGTTCCAGGAGGGCGACGGCGCGCTCCCCGGCGTCCACCGCGTCTCGATCGCCGGCGTCGAGCCCCCCTTGCGCACCCGAGGCGAGACGCACGTCCGGGTCAGCGAGGGCAAGACCGAGTACCACATCGACCTGAAGTGAGAACCCGCCGCGCTCCGTTCTCGCCACCGACCAATCCACCCAGGACGACGCTGATGCCGACCGCCCGCGCCCGACTCCTCCCCAAGGCCCTCGTCCTGCTCGGGCTGGCCGGGGCCGCCAACGGCGACGACGTCGTCACGCTGACCCCGGCCGCGAGGGTCCAGACCGAGCCCGTCCCCGCCGAGGGGGACGCGGCCGACGACCCGGCGATCTGGATCCACCCCGACGACCCGGCCCGCAGCCTCGTCCTCGGCACCGACAAGAAGGGGGGGCTGCACGCCTACACCCTCGACGGCCGCACCCGACAGGTCGTGTCGGTGGGATGCCGGCCGAACAACGTGGACGTCCTCTACGGCTTCCCGCTCGCCGGCCGGACGGTCGACCTGGCGCTCGCCAGCGTGGGCAAGGGGGGCGACTCGTCCGGGGTGAAGGCCTGGACGATCGACTCGGCGGACGGCGCGCTCGCCGAGATCGGCGACGGCCCCACCTTCCGGACGTTCGACGGCGGCGACCCCTACGGCATCTGCACCTATCGCAGCCCGCGCGACGGGGCGAACTACGTCTTCGTGACCGACCGCGACGGCGCGGTGGAACAGTACAAGCTCGCCCCCTCGTCCGGCCACTCCGGGCCGCTCGAAGCGACCCGCGTCCGGGCCTTCCGCGTGGGCTCGCAGGCCGAGGGGATCGTCGCCGACCGCGAGCGAGCACGGGTCTACATCGCCGAGGAAGACGTCGGAATCTGGGAGTACGGGGCCGAGCCGACCGACGGCGACGGCCGCCGCGCCGTGGCGCGCGTCGGCGAGCACGGCTTGACGGCCGACGTCGAGGGGCTGGCCCTCTATCGCGCCCCCGGCGGCGCGGGCTACATCCTCGCCTCCAGCCAGGGGAGCAGCACCGTCAACGTCTACGAGCGCTCGGGCGACCACGCCTACGTGGCGACCATCGACCCGACGGCCGGGACGACCGACGACGTCGCCCACACCGACGGCCTCGACGTCGTCAACGAGCGCACCTCGCCCCACTTCCCCCGCGGCCTCCTCGTCCTCCAGGACGGCGAGAACGAGGGCCGCCAGAACTTCAAGCTCTTCGCCTGGGACGACGTCGCCGGCCCCCGCCTGATCGTCGACACGACCCCCTCGGCCCGTTAGAAGGTCCTCGACCGCAGGTGAGACGCCGGCGTCGCGAAGGCCGTCGGGACGGCCGCGGCGGCGTGCGGCTCGGCGTGCCTCCCCGCGCGGGCGGGCAGGAAGAAGAAGGCCAGGGCGAGGATGACGTAGACGGTCAGCAGCATCAGGCCTTCGAGCCAGTTGGACTCGCCGTCCTCGGCGACCATCCGCGCGATGGCCACCGAGATCAGGACGGCCAGCACCTCCAGGCTGCTGAACAGGAGGTCCATCGGCTGGGCCCGCAGGTAGCTCGCGAGGACCAGGACCGGGGCCACGAACAGCGCGATCTGCAGCGACGAGCCGATGGCGATCCCCACGGCGAGGTCCATCTGGTTCTTCATCGCCACCAGGACGGCCGTCGAGTGCTCGGCCGCGTTGCCCACGATCGCCACCACTATCACGCCCACGAAGACCCCGTTCATCCCCAGGGCGTGGCTCGCCCCCTCGACCGCCCCCACCAGGATCTCGCTCATCCAGGCCACGAACAGGGTCGCCCCGATCAGAACGCCCACCGACTTGGAGGTGCTCCACAGCGGGCCGTGGACGTGGGCGGCGTCGAGGTCGGAGTCGACCTCGGTCGGCTCGGGGTTGAACAGGCCCTTGTGGGTCTTCAGGCTGAAGATCAGGTGCGCCGCATAGGCCAGCAGCAGGACGATCGAGACGCCCACGCTCAGCTCGTGCTCGAGGATCAGGTCGGCGGCGGTGACCTCGGGCAGGGCGTGGAAGATCGCCGGGACGAG
The DNA window shown above is from Paludisphaera mucosa and carries:
- a CDS encoding DUF1559 domain-containing protein; translated protein: MNTQRRRGFTLIELLVVIAIIAVLIALLLPAVQSAREAARRIHCVNNLKQLGLGVMNYESANSALPPQQTMVIVGNAQPTSYTSWGVSARLAPYMEMGPMYNAMNFSLKYSDGPNTTVSYLQVKALLCPSEPNTQPYDAAKPFGVSNYGWSVGDWYVFGGGGAPPNRSAFHVNTSRSLSAFTDGLSNSLLAAEVKARQPLYKSCATPASLSPTSFPVDNATSAALITQSYTNGCKADAGHVKWSIGSACYDGFTTALTPNYKVTVGNPGVDIDFDTNDENNGGPTYAAVTSRSYHPGGVNTLFGDGSVRFIKSSVGSTTWRALGTIGGGEVISSDSF
- a CDS encoding phytase; the encoded protein is MPTARARLLPKALVLLGLAGAANGDDVVTLTPAARVQTEPVPAEGDAADDPAIWIHPDDPARSLVLGTDKKGGLHAYTLDGRTRQVVSVGCRPNNVDVLYGFPLAGRTVDLALASVGKGGDSSGVKAWTIDSADGALAEIGDGPTFRTFDGGDPYGICTYRSPRDGANYVFVTDRDGAVEQYKLAPSSGHSGPLEATRVRAFRVGSQAEGIVADRERARVYIAEEDVGIWEYGAEPTDGDGRRAVARVGEHGLTADVEGLALYRAPGGAGYILASSQGSSTVNVYERSGDHAYVATIDPTAGTTDDVAHTDGLDVVNERTSPHFPRGLLVLQDGENEGRQNFKLFAWDDVAGPRLIVDTTPSAR
- the cax gene encoding calcium/proton exchanger, whose protein sequence is MDQARVNRLGEGADPGGPIVAAAGPWWDFLDPRESGWLMALLLAVPVAVGLRFAGAGPIWLFLASCLAIVPLAGLMGRATEQLAERLGPGIGGLLNATFGNAAELIIALFALFNGLDEVVKASLTGSIIGNILLVLGASLLAGGLKYDVQRFNRTAAGVGSTMMVLAAIGMLVPAIFHALPEVTAADLILEHELSVGVSIVLLLAYAAHLIFSLKTHKGLFNPEPTEVDSDLDAAHVHGPLWSTSKSVGVLIGATLFVAWMSEILVGAVEGASHALGMNGVFVGVIVVAIVGNAAEHSTAVLVAMKNQMDLAVGIAIGSSLQIALFVAPVLVLASYLRAQPMDLLFSSLEVLAVLISVAIARMVAEDGESNWLEGLMLLTVYVILALAFFFLPARAGRHAEPHAAAAVPTAFATPASHLRSRTF